The Christiangramia flava JLT2011 genome has a segment encoding these proteins:
- the gap gene encoding type I glyceraldehyde-3-phosphate dehydrogenase — protein sequence MSTKIGINGFGRIGRIAFRIAAQNENVEVVAINDLLDVDHLAYLLKYDSVHGKYSGTVEVQDGHLVVDGKKVRVTAEKNPADLKWDEAGVEVVMDCTGIFTDLDNAKAHLDAGARKVVISAPSKTAPMFVMGVNHHEVTADQNIVSNASCTTNCLAPLAKVIDDEFGLVEGLMTTVHASTSTQFTVDSPSRKNFRLGRSAMANIIPSSTGAAVAVTKVIPSLKGKLTGMAFRVPTTDVSVVDLTVRTEKAASYEDIKAAFKKAAEGDYKGVISYTDEEVVSQDFVSDAHTCNFDAGAGIELNDNFFKLIAWYDNEYGYSSKLVDLAAHVASL from the coding sequence TTGGGAGAATTGCCTTCCGTATTGCGGCTCAAAACGAAAACGTAGAAGTTGTAGCTATCAACGATTTACTGGATGTAGATCACCTTGCATACCTTTTAAAATATGATTCAGTTCACGGAAAATATTCCGGAACTGTGGAAGTTCAGGATGGACACCTTGTGGTAGATGGAAAAAAGGTGAGAGTAACTGCTGAAAAAAACCCAGCCGACCTTAAGTGGGACGAAGCAGGAGTAGAAGTGGTTATGGATTGTACAGGAATCTTTACTGATCTTGACAATGCCAAAGCGCACCTGGATGCTGGAGCCAGAAAAGTGGTAATTTCAGCACCTTCTAAGACTGCGCCTATGTTCGTAATGGGAGTGAATCACCACGAAGTTACAGCAGATCAGAACATCGTTTCTAACGCATCTTGTACTACCAACTGTTTGGCACCACTTGCTAAAGTGATCGATGACGAGTTTGGTTTGGTAGAAGGACTAATGACTACGGTTCACGCTTCAACTTCCACTCAGTTTACCGTAGATTCTCCATCTAGAAAGAATTTTAGACTTGGTAGAAGTGCGATGGCGAATATCATCCCTTCTTCAACTGGAGCTGCAGTCGCAGTAACAAAGGTAATTCCTTCATTAAAAGGAAAACTTACCGGTATGGCATTTAGAGTTCCTACTACTGATGTTTCCGTAGTGGATCTTACAGTAAGAACTGAAAAAGCTGCCAGCTACGAAGATATCAAAGCAGCCTTCAAAAAAGCTGCTGAAGGAGATTACAAAGGGGTGATTTCTTATACTGATGAGGAAGTAGTGAGCCAGGATTTCGTATCAGATGCTCATACTTGTAACTTCGATGCAGGAGCAGGAATTGAATTGAACGACAATTTCTTCAAATTGATCGCATGGTATGACAACGAGTACGGATACTCTTCTAAACTTGTTGACCTTGCTGCTCACGTAGCATCTCTATAA